Genomic window (Zingiber officinale cultivar Zhangliang chromosome 2B, Zo_v1.1, whole genome shotgun sequence):
AATTTAATTATGCTAGACCCATTAAATATTAAGCAATACAAGAATAAAGACAAGCAGGTTGGAAATGACCGAATTCCATCAGCTTAGACTTGCAGAAGGATCAGCACCAAGGcatcaaaaaaaaatatccatTGTATATTTGTATTAATCAAGAACAAAAGACTTTGATTCCTCCCCCAAATTCTAGTTCCTCATCGATTCATCATCCACAACGAGAGGAATCTTAAATTCAAGTGGAATTGATCCAAAAACTGGACATCGTCAATGGGAAATCCTATCTTGAAGATCTTCTCCTCTATTTTCGATCGAGGAGAGGCAAAGTTGTCTTTTTTCgagtttttttttacttctcCCTCTGCGAAGGGCTCCGCCAGAACCCGGCGCCGTAGAACTTCGCGATCATGACCTTCTCCAACTCCACCAGCTCCTCCGACGTCGCCTTCGCCGGTGAAGACTCCTCCGCCTCCTCCGCCGCCAAGATGAACCCACGGAGGATGTTGTTCTCGTCATCGTGAAAGGCGATGACTTTGTTCCCGTTGGCTTTTGTTCTCTTCTCCTTCAGGTGGACCTCTCTTCTCCGCCTCCGCCGCGCGCGCTGGACGATCGCGGATGGCAGCTTGACGGCGGAAACGACGACCAGGCTCGCCAGGCAGAAGGGGAAGCAACAGAGGACCGCCGCGCACTCCGCCGCGGTCTCCCCGGCGACTGCCGGTAACTGGGCTCCCCTGCGCGGTGTCGCTGATGCGATCGGAGGCCTCCGGCGCTCTGGCAGGGGCGCCGCGTGTCGGGGCTTTTCCTCCATTGCCGTACACGTTTGGTGTTACCTTTCGGTTTCTGGAAAGAAAGCGGAATATAAAAAGCCAGAAGAAGAACCACCTTGCGAAGCAGAAGACGACGGTACGAAGCTTCTTCGGTCTGGATTGGATGACATACGATCCATGGCCCACCTGTAGGTAGCGGGGCCCATGCGTGTATTTGACCGCGTGGGTAGCTGGGTGAGTGGCGTAAGGTTCCGTTTACTGGATCAATTGCTATGCCGCCGCTTGCCCCAGCGCACGTGCAGCACCCGTGTTGTCGAGTGCCCAAGCGGATTTTGTTATCAGaagaatttagtttaattttatttctttatcaAATCGATTCAACATTACTCACACGCAGCATGATCTGGTCGCGACGTGCCACTACACCCCCTACATCAGCTTACATGCCACTAGAATAAAATTTGTCCGATGATTTTTATTTATCTCTCAAATATCCTTTACAATGAGGATATTTAAAGgagatatttaaaaaaatatctcctTTAAATATTCCTATTGGAGATGTCCTTACATAATCAAAcatattttcaatttttactAGAACATCTCCCGCTCATAACATGAtacttacattttttatttttttcactttGATCAATCAAACATTGTACTTCTATACAAAATTTTACTAACTGAAGATAACAAAAACCATCTTAATTCAAATGGAAATGTACACATGGAGTCTCGtaagatttttcattaaattaACACAGGTAGATGATTCATTATAATTGTACACACTTATCGCCCTCATCGATGACACCTCCAAAGTTCTAACAAAACCCTTATTATTACTCTCCAAAGTTCAAACAAGTGTTTTCAAACTAGAACTTGAGTAAGAGAGTGAACTTCAGCAATGTTTCATCATCAAACTGCTTGCGCCAACCCATTTAGTTTGATTTTCAATTCATGGTCTAAAAATTACATTCACCGGCATATGATTTGCCAAATCGACCTGCAATTATATGCTAAGATTTTAGCAATGCAGTGAACATATTTCTGCAAAACTACACCAGTCGACAGGATTAAATACACGGGCGGGCTCAATCAGATCCTGGACTGCAACTCCCAGCAGGACTGAAAAAATTGAACCCTCTACAGCAAATGAGATGCTTTTCATAACCCCATATCTATTTATATTCGTCAAGTCTCCTTCCAAATCCTGCCAAAGACTCTCAGCTTCAGCACCTTCTGATCGTTGCCGGAGAAATAAAGGGCGAGGTTCCGGTGAACTATAAGCCCATCGTAGCTGTCTCGCACCATCCTGTGGTGAGTCCTGATGCTTCGAGGCACACCCTGCCATTTCATCTTGCGCCCATGGCCTCCGATTTCAAGGCAATAGTTGAACTTCCTTGCCTCAGACTCTTCACCGATGAAACGGATGAAGGCCATATAAACTGGCTCACAACCGATCACAAACGCTTCGAAATGAAGGCAGAAGTAGCGGTCGAAGCAGTTGAATAGCTGGGAAAAGAGATAACAATCAAAATGTGTCAAAAGGACAAGAAATAATACATGTGTATTAACAAGTAACTTTCTAAGTAACTGCAGAAAAAATGCAGTATGTCCCAGGAAAGGCTTTGCTTACAGTTAGAGTCCATGAGCAATTGTCAACAGAATGAGGATCCTGTTTCACATAACGGTGATTGAAAGTGCTTCCTGCTTGAAGATCCAATTTGTGGCATTGTTTCAGATGCGACATAAGTTCATGAATGTCTCCGGTGAAGGGACAATCTGAACCAGGATGAGGGCATGCGTAAGGCCGGTAAACACAATGTGTTTTGTGCTGCAACTTGCTGTAATAGGGCATCATTTCTGTGCAACCAAGATGATGGTATGAGCAAGGTACATGGAGTGAAGCAGCAAGTTTTTCCAGTGCTAAACAACGGATTTGGCCAATTTCCTTTCGGCAGATTGGGCACTTGTTCACTTTGTTTTTGCAGGAAAAGCACAAAGTGTGCCCACTTGGACACTGAAAGAACATCAACCAAAGGTAAGCATATCAGCATGAGTTCTAAATAACATATGATCAGAAATAAAAACACACTCATTGTGTACAGCACATGTAGATTAATGATACAAGTGACGCAACTTCTCCATTATGAGTCTGCCCGTGCACAATatgaaagaaataaaacttataataaaaattaaatttaaaattacactAAAAAATAGTGCAAGCCTATACTGCAACAAACTGTTTGATCCAACTATTTGAGATCAGTCCTATAGAGATCTTCTTACCTTATAACTGAGTTCTATGAGTGATCATATCTTAGCAATACTAATCTCTTATATTTTGTAGTGGCTAACAATTACAGTAATCAGAGATTAAAAACTAAACTGGATCTGGTTGCTCAAAAAATAGGATATGAATAAGCAATCCATACTTGAAAACCAAGAATCCCTCAAATTAGCATAACCTATGAATGCTAGACAGATCAGCATCCTCACGGTACATTTTGAAGTAAAATATAGTGTTGGTTGATCTGCTTTTTTAAGAGTAAGTAAAAAATTTAGGTGCAATAATAGTACTCCTGCTGATACTCAACAAACCTGCTGAATAGGTGGAACCATTGTGTTTCTGCAGACAGGGCACTCTAATAGTTTGTCGATGCCACTGTTTGGAAGTATGAATGAAGATTTTCCATGTGATGAATTCACTGCAGACTGATGTTGAACCTGTTCCTTTGGCTTGAGAGACTTGAGATTCATTGGTGGAGGAGAGGATGATTCATCCATAATTATAGGCTGAACAGTGCAGGATGAACTTGCAAATGTTTGCTTCTTTCCCAGCAAAAAGTTGGTCATCTTGTAGACTGAAGAAAAGCCCCcactttaattatattttaactaTGTTCAGACAGACCGAGAGTAAATTTCATCATCACACTACCTGCAAAACAATTTAGTCAGTAGCTATTAAAATGTTCTGAAcattgaataaaaaaatagtATGCCAGGAAAAACAAAGGTAATAGGATGACATTCTGTAATAAGAATAACAATTAAATGTGAAACTGTACTTTGTGAAGGTTGGCTAGTTTCATTGTCGAACTGTTGTTCCAGGATAATATCAACAAGTAGGCTAGATATCATCCAATCTAACAATCCTCATGAAAATGATTCTCATGCATATAGTATCTGGATCTACTGCTTTATCTTTTCATGAATCAAAGTAGAACAAGAAGTTATCTAAATCTGTCATGTGGGTcatatttaaagaaaaataataagttaTGTAAATAAGAGTCCACAAGGAAAAGGACAACAAGTAGTATCTATGCTTGGGTTTTCATAGCATACTATGAATCCACTAGTAATATGCTTGGTTCATCTTTTTAAATCTATTCGCCTTGTGATGCATGCTTGTTTACTAGGAATGGAAACTCTCACTATCGTTCTTAACACACTTAAGAAATATAAATGATCTTTACAAATATCACCATAGGTATGAATTAATATGTTAAAGATATAGATAGATTGCCTTTCATACCAATTCGAGATTTTGGGATAAATGATCAAGTAATCATCATTAACATGGTATCAAAGTTCAAATCTTATCTAAGAGACTGATATTTTATCATTAATTCATGTATTAAGGACAACCAAGAGAATCCACCCACACGTGAAGGGGAAGTATCAAGGATATAAATGTATAAATTGGTGGTATGTTCCCCAACAACTGGAGCTTTTGGGATAAATGATTGGCCAACGGACTTTAACATTATATAGATCTCAATGGCAAAAATGATCCATGTACTCAACTCAAAACACTATGATTTTACTTCCTTGTGTTCCTTGACCTTACCAAAGCCTTCTGTTAGGAACGGAGATGTGTGCTGGCATGCAGAAAATGAAAGAATAAAAAATTCAATTACTACATTGCAGGAGCCTTCAACAATTGATTGAATAACTATAACTTAATAAGTCTGtttgatttctcttcttcctaaaACTCTGGTTCTTACTTCTTAGCCACAGCCataaatgtgcacatatgttagTTAAAATTATCAACTATCAAATTGGATCCATAATGCCAAGGAATAAT
Coding sequences:
- the LOC122048740 gene encoding uncharacterized protein LOC122048740, giving the protein MEEKPRHAAPLPERRRPPIASATPRRGAQLPAVAGETAAECAAVLCCFPFCLASLVVVSAVKLPSAIVQRARRRRRREVHLKEKRTKANGNKVIAFHDDENNILRGFILAAEEAEESSPAKATSEELVELEKVMIAKFYGAGFWRSPSQREK
- the LOC122047334 gene encoding putative E3 ubiquitin-protein ligase SINAT1; this translates as MTNFLLGKKQTFASSSCTVQPIIMDESSSPPPMNLKSLKPKEQVQHQSAVNSSHGKSSFILPNSGIDKLLECPVCRNTMVPPIQQCPSGHTLCFSCKNKVNKCPICRKEIGQIRCLALEKLAASLHVPCSYHHLGCTEMMPYYSKLQHKTHCVYRPYACPHPGSDCPFTGDIHELMSHLKQCHKLDLQAGSTFNHRYVKQDPHSVDNCSWTLTLFNCFDRYFCLHFEAFVIGCEPVYMAFIRFIGEESEARKFNYCLEIGGHGRKMKWQGVPRSIRTHHRMVRDSYDGLIVHRNLALYFSGNDQKVLKLRVFGRIWKET